Proteins from a genomic interval of Desulfurobacterium sp. TC5-1:
- a CDS encoding CHC2 zinc finger domain-containing protein translates to MDKLFRLKEKLEEQFPTWDFKWKVSGTNRLLGLCPFHREKHHSFNIYIYGNNAYYRCFSCGAKGSLTAEKNKASPALSLMKIFRKELFKSKALEYFTYRGISRKILEELKFIGVIPKGFTDKRFPVLSKSEGWIVFLYTDIHGNPASFHLRKPFEKKIRVQKISEGFSGMGLDEAFKSDEPFIFFVEGEFDALVPMSREKRYLPIVSVGGTSGFFQLDSVAENLKNLGKTVIIFPDNDEAGIVAVTRMKSNVHIATGIEKKDLGEECLSRSFKEVLENLSIKPIGEIKKEVSFKKIREILNMNIPDGLKKALMDNSYSFLKKIKTTKEKRVIVCRDGFNPVKRRIEKANGKKLLIGEGEIEGADYFDGVPDVEEVRKLFYIYDVIIFNPGYLLEADEKKLLRAAYSVVPEGKRLILIA, encoded by the coding sequence ATGGATAAGCTCTTTCGTCTGAAAGAAAAACTTGAAGAGCAATTTCCCACCTGGGATTTTAAGTGGAAAGTATCCGGGACAAACAGGCTTTTAGGTTTATGTCCTTTTCACAGGGAAAAACACCACAGCTTCAACATATACATTTACGGCAATAATGCCTACTACAGGTGTTTCAGTTGCGGAGCGAAAGGAAGTCTTACAGCCGAAAAAAATAAAGCATCACCCGCTCTATCCCTTATGAAGATCTTCAGGAAAGAACTTTTTAAAAGCAAAGCTCTTGAATACTTCACCTACAGGGGCATTTCAAGAAAAATCCTGGAAGAACTGAAGTTCATAGGTGTTATTCCTAAAGGATTCACCGATAAAAGATTCCCGGTGTTGTCAAAATCTGAAGGCTGGATAGTTTTTCTCTACACCGACATACACGGCAATCCTGCTTCCTTCCATCTCAGGAAGCCTTTTGAAAAGAAGATACGTGTTCAGAAAATATCTGAAGGATTCTCCGGGATGGGACTTGATGAGGCTTTTAAATCCGATGAACCTTTCATATTCTTTGTAGAAGGGGAATTTGATGCCCTTGTGCCGATGTCAAGAGAAAAGAGATACCTGCCGATAGTTTCCGTTGGTGGGACGAGCGGATTCTTTCAACTCGATTCGGTTGCGGAAAATTTGAAAAACCTCGGCAAAACGGTAATTATTTTTCCTGACAATGATGAAGCGGGAATTGTTGCGGTAACGAGAATGAAATCAAACGTTCACATTGCTACCGGAATAGAAAAAAAAGATTTAGGAGAAGAGTGTCTTTCCCGCTCCTTTAAAGAGGTTCTTGAAAACCTGTCCATAAAACCTATAGGCGAAATAAAAAAAGAGGTTAGCTTTAAGAAGATCAGAGAAATCCTGAATATGAACATTCCGGACGGTCTTAAGAAAGCTCTAATGGACAATTCTTACAGCTTTCTTAAAAAAATAAAAACAACAAAAGAAAAAAGGGTAATTGTCTGCAGAGATGGATTCAATCCGGTGAAAAGAAGAATAGAAAAAGCGAATGGGAAAAAACTGCTTATCGGTGAAGGTGAAATTGAAGGAGCCGACTATTTTGACGGTGTTCCAGATGTAGAAGAGGTGAGGAAGCTTTTTTATATCTATGACGTGATTATTTTCAATCCCGGTTATCTGCTTGAAGCTGATGAGAAAAAACTGCTGAGAGCGGCATATTCTGTTGTTCCTGAAGGAAAGAGATTAATTCTTATTGCTTAG
- a CDS encoding RNA-guided endonuclease TnpB family protein, with protein MKRIVKVKLYPTGEEKQKLRQLQLRCSYLYNRVNYILRQQYFSFGNVKVSNGTLYRLAKDLPEYEALPSDIAQEVLKKLSEDWKSFLNLKKLEKKEKLPPNIKKVSPPKYKKDRKKKQTLPMNIYIKTDRSYRLGNYEFELTVPKDINGKRLKVKAKYSIYYENIRNFGRAEVFCKAGEWWCYVTVNLQQEEKQPLGKRLAGIDFGIRNFLTLAVETDKGIEVFQFKSRELIKDYKRWDRKIATYQSILNRSGTKTSKKLQRLYIKRDKKLKQSINSMLNKVIDICVSRGVEKIYIGDLTGIRKDKDFGKLNVLLHNFWIRNYTLKRLKEKLSEAGIGIKPIPEHYTSSRCFKCGNHIKRPHQHYVVCENCGKLNADLNGAINILKRGKKNLSLEIVSFYQFKWIRGRVNSWIPIVMGEGDKPPCSLFLRLQNPSHFNEG; from the coding sequence ATGAAACGGATAGTCAAGGTTAAACTCTATCCTACTGGGGAAGAGAAACAAAAACTGAGACAACTACAGTTAAGATGTAGCTACCTCTACAATCGTGTTAACTATATTTTGAGACAGCAGTATTTTTCCTTTGGAAATGTTAAAGTATCAAACGGAACGCTTTATCGCTTAGCTAAAGACTTACCTGAATACGAAGCTCTCCCCTCAGATATAGCTCAGGAAGTTTTGAAAAAACTTTCAGAAGACTGGAAGTCGTTTTTAAATCTCAAAAAGTTAGAAAAGAAAGAAAAACTACCGCCTAACATAAAGAAAGTTTCTCCACCGAAATACAAGAAAGACAGGAAAAAGAAGCAAACTCTCCCTATGAACATCTACATAAAAACAGATAGGAGTTATCGGTTAGGAAACTACGAATTTGAACTAACAGTTCCTAAAGACATAAATGGTAAGAGACTGAAGGTCAAAGCTAAGTATTCAATTTATTACGAAAATATTAGAAACTTTGGTAGAGCTGAAGTTTTTTGTAAAGCTGGAGAGTGGTGGTGCTATGTAACCGTTAATCTCCAGCAGGAAGAAAAACAACCATTAGGAAAAAGATTAGCAGGGATAGATTTTGGGATTCGTAATTTCTTGACACTTGCAGTAGAAACAGATAAAGGAATAGAAGTTTTTCAATTCAAAAGCAGAGAGCTTATAAAAGACTACAAGAGATGGGATAGAAAGATAGCTACATATCAGTCAATCCTTAACAGAAGTGGAACTAAAACTTCCAAGAAACTTCAAAGACTCTACATCAAGAGAGATAAGAAGCTGAAGCAGTCTATCAACTCAATGCTTAACAAGGTAATTGACATATGTGTTTCAAGAGGAGTAGAAAAAATTTATATAGGAGACTTAACAGGAATCAGAAAGGATAAAGACTTTGGAAAACTTAATGTTCTCCTACACAATTTCTGGATAAGAAATTATACCCTCAAAAGACTCAAAGAAAAGCTATCTGAAGCTGGAATCGGGATAAAACCGATTCCAGAACACTATACCAGCTCAAGGTGTTTTAAGTGTGGTAATCATATTAAAAGACCTCATCAACACTATGTAGTCTGTGAAAATTGTGGCAAATTAAATGCAGATTTAAATGGAGCAATTAACATACTAAAGAGAGGGAAGAAAAATCTCTCTCTTGAAATTGTCTCCTTCTACCAATTCAAGTGGATTAGAGGGAGAGTAAACTCCTGGATACCCATTGTGATGGGAGAGGGTGATAAACCACCCTGTAGTCTCTTTTTGAGACTACAAAATCCCTCTCATTTTAATGAGGGGTAG
- a CDS encoding HigA family addiction module antitoxin — MKKKTYNFVPLFEREIPPVHPGEILLEEFLRPLNMTQSELAKKLNVSFRTINDLINEKRGISPEMAIKLANFFGTTPQFWMNFQRDYDLWKAHNKMGEKKAG, encoded by the coding sequence GTGAAGAAAAAAACTTATAACTTTGTACCGCTCTTTGAAAGAGAAATTCCCCCGGTTCACCCCGGCGAGATTCTGTTAGAGGAATTTTTGAGACCGCTCAACATGACCCAATCAGAACTTGCGAAAAAGCTTAATGTCAGTTTCAGAACGATAAACGATCTGATTAACGAAAAGAGGGGCATATCCCCCGAAATGGCAATAAAGCTCGCAAATTTCTTTGGAACAACACCTCAATTCTGGATGAATTTCCAGAGAGATTACGATTTATGGAAAGCTCACAACAAAATGGGAGAGAAAAAAGCCGGATAG